From a region of the Etheostoma cragini isolate CJK2018 chromosome 20, CSU_Ecrag_1.0, whole genome shotgun sequence genome:
- the LOC117935779 gene encoding LOW QUALITY PROTEIN: protein CutA homolog (The sequence of the model RefSeq protein was modified relative to this genomic sequence to represent the inferred CDS: substituted 1 base at 1 genomic stop codon) gives MFPLLRTVGLRAFSMASETYMSGTHSAAFVTCPNDTVAKDLARGIVERKLAACVNIVPAITSIYEWQGKIEEDNEVLLMIKTRSSKVPALAEXVRSNHPYEVAEVISLPIDQGNPPYLKWIGQVVPE, from the coding sequence ATGTTCCCTCTGCTGAGGACCGTTGGACTGAGGGCCTTCTCCATGGCGTCTGAGACGTACATGTCGGGTACACACTCTGCAGCCTTTGTCACATGTCCCAACGACACAGTGGCTAAAGACTTGGCCAGGGGTATTGTGGAAAGGAAACTCGCTGCGTGCGTCAACATTGTCCCAGCAATCACGTCCATATATGAATGGCAGGGTAAGATTGAGGAGGACAATGAGGTGCTGCTGATGATTAAAACAAGAAGTTCCAAGGTGCCGGCTCTCGCTGAATAGGTCCGCTCCAACCATCCTTACGAGGTGGCCGAGGTCATCAGTCTGCCCATTGACCAAGGCAACCCGCCCTACCTCAAGTGGATAGGACAAGTTGTCCCTGAGTAA